In Aegilops tauschii subsp. strangulata cultivar AL8/78 chromosome 3, Aet v6.0, whole genome shotgun sequence, one genomic interval encodes:
- the LOC109775484 gene encoding probable WRKY transcription factor 72, with translation MDVAVERPPPVKEENKPDTMEIASALPMVLESFPSTQRNSTTTSKDDKLEATKAEMGEVREENERLKTLLSHIVRDYQSLQTHFQDAVKVKHQAPAADKLPAAPAPAPTATTDDLVSLCLGSGGYARPKGAHQRSLSSSSSGTETDPDDQLSLGLSSRRSTDGDDRQAARPSATPLMNLSSDSSADDDAAPGHQLPAAACPPATKARKSPGAGVDGADDEVLQQQAKKARVSVRVKCDTPTMNDGCQWRKYGQKISKGNPCPRAYYRCTVAPSCPVRKQVQRCADDMSILITTYEGTHSHPLPPAAAAMASTTSAAASMLLAGSSSSSSHGHHLPFPSAGLLGPTTISTIASCPTVTLDLTAPHSLMQQQYQSPYAAGYESKALPAAWSSGYLAPYAGGLPYYGKSSLPAMGQHFGLGMATTRAEQLYGAAHSSSYLQRTSSVGVVHGAPAAAPAVTDTIAKAITSDPSFQSVLAAAITSYMGRGAGAAAHK, from the exons ATGGACGTCGCCGTCGAGAGGCCGCCGCCGGTGAAAGAGGAGAACAAGCCGGACACCATGGAG ATCGCAAGCGCGCTTCCAATGGTCCTTGAGAGTTTCCCGTCCACGCAAAGAAATTCGACCACCACCAGCAAG GACGACAAGCTGGAGGCGACCAAGGCGGAGATGGGCGAGGTGAGGGAGGAGAACGAGCGCCTCAAGACGCTGCTCTCCCACATCGTCAGGGACTACCAGTCGCTCCAGACGCACTTCCAGGACGCCGTCAAGGTCAAGCACCAAGCACCGGCCGCCGACAAGCTCCCTGCCGCCCCCGCGCCGGCGCCTACCGCTACCACCGACGATCTCGTCTCTCTGTGCCTCGGCAGCGGCGGTTACGCTCGCCCGAAGGGCGCCCACCAGAGGTCgctgtcgtcgtcgtcctccggcacCGAGACCGACCCCGACGATCAGCTGTCGCTCGGGCTCAGCAGCCGTCGCTCTACGGACGGCGACGACAGGCAGGCTGCCCGGCCGTCGGCTACGCCTCTTATGAACCTCAGCTCCGACAGCAGCGCGGACGACGACGCCGCGCCCGGTCACCAGCTGCCGgccgccgcctgcccgccggCGACCAAAGCGCGCAAGAGCCCCGGCGCCGGGGTCGACGGAGCCGACGACGAGGTGCTCCAGCAGCAGGCCAAGAAGGCTAGGGTTTCCGTCCGTGTCAAATGCGACACCCCCACG aTGAACGATGGGTGCCAATGGCGGAAGTACGGGCAGAAGATCTCCAAGGGGAACCCGTGCCCGCGCGCCTACTACCGGTGCACCGTGGCGCCGTCCTGCCCGGTACGGAAGCAGGTGCAGAGATGCGCCGACGACATGTCCATCCTGATCACGACGTACGAGGGCACGCACAGCCACCCgctgccgccggccgccgcggcCATGGCGTCCACCACCTCCGCCGCTGCTTCCATGCTGCTCGCCGGCTCTTCCTCGTCCTCGTCCCACGGGCACCACCTCCCTTTCCCGTCCGCGGGGCTCCTGGGCCCGACCACCATCTCCACCATCGCGTCCTGCCCCACCGTCACGCTCGACCTCACCGCCCCGCACTCGCTCATGCAGCAGCAGTACCAGTCTCCCTACGCGGCAGGGTATGAGTCCAAGGCGCTGCCGGCGGCGTGGAGCAGCGGCTACCTGGCGCCCTACGCCGGGGGGCTGCCGTACTACGGCAAGAGCTCCTTGCCGGCGATGGGGCAGCATTTCGGCCTGGGCATGGCGACGACGAGGGCGGAGCAGCTGTACGGCGCCGCCCATTCGTCGTCGTACCTGCAGAGAACGTCCAGCGTCGGCGTCGTCCATGGCGCCCCCGCGGCCGCGCCGGCGGTGACGGACACGATCGCGAAGGCGATCACGTCGGACCCGAGCTTCCAGTCGGTGCTGGCGGCGGCGATCACGTCGTACATGGGGCGcggcgccggggcggcggcgcaCAAGTGA